The following proteins are encoded in a genomic region of Necator americanus strain Aroian chromosome II, whole genome shotgun sequence:
- a CDS encoding hypothetical protein (NECATOR_CHRII.G8442.T1), producing the protein MKDKVSGILIRFHLINALVFVLLLLHAFGRKIINFKEQPRLFYVYNDGVIRVLYSSSVLHMFLCWNLAIFIFNMFVNGTYFELRHFNYVLSKIDDKDGETLQEQLLKAIAAHGKITKTIRGLDRLYRIYAFSMIATMIPSILMTIIMLSNRILSSENVLIMGLPPLLIITYGFLGLTISPARLYDEAYKSKTCLCLNSAIWHPYRPEIYQIALALCNHLEQPNMGVTIWGFAVMTKPLILATFSVMAMIFSLMMELFTLREPSQSRVNSTGSY; encoded by the exons gAATACTTATTCGTTTCCACCTTATCAATGCTCTCGTATTTGTTCTACTTCTATTGCATGCATTCGGAAGAAAGATAATAAACTTTAAGGAGCAGCCACGACTATTTTAT GTATACAATGATGGAGTGATCCGTGTTCTCTACTCTTCATCCGTGCTGCATATGTTCCTCTGTTGGAATCtcgctatttttatttttaacatgTTTGTTAATGGGACCTATTTCGAACTACGTCATTTCAATTATGTATTGTCCAAG atCGACGATAAAGATGGAGAGACGCTTCAGGAACAACTTCTAAAAGCTATTGCTGCTCATGGTAAAATCACGAAAACAATTCGAGGTTTGGATAGATTATACAGG ATTTATGCCTTCTCGATGATCGCTACAATGATCCCTTCTATTTTGATGACCATTATAATGCTGAGCAATCGAATTTTATCCTCTGAAAACGTCCTCATTATGG GTTTACCACCCCTCCTAATTATCACGTATGGATTTCTCGGTTTGACGATATCTCCAGCCAGGCTTTATGATGAG gcCTACAAATCAAAAACGTGCCTCTGTTTAAATTCCGCAATTTGGCATCCGTACAGGCCTGAG atttatcAAATTGCACTGGCACTTTGCAATCATCTTGAGCAGCCGAATATGGGCGTTACCATATGGGGTTTCGCTGTAATGACAAAACCACTTATACTTGCA ACCTTCTCTGTGATGGCAATGATATTCTCGCTCATGATGGAATTGTTCACACTCAGGGAACCATCGCAAAGTCGTGTAAATTCCACTGGATCATATTGA
- a CDS encoding hypothetical protein (NECATOR_CHRII.G8442.T2), producing MKNVCTSADNTKEEGKHRRILIRFHLINALVFVLLLLHAFGRKIINFKEQPRLFYVYNDGVIRVLYSSSVLHMFLCWNLAIFIFNMFVNGTYFELRHFNYVLSKIDDKDGETLQEQLLKAIAAHGKITKTIRGLDRLYRIYAFSMIATMIPSILMTIIMLSNRILSSENVLIMGLPPLLIITYGFLGLTISPARLYDEAYKSKTCLCLNSAIWHPYRPEIYQIALALCNHLEQPNMGVTIWGFAVMTKPLILATFSVMAMIFSLMMELFTLREPSQSRVNSTGSY from the exons ACTTCAGCCGACAACaccaaagaagaaggaaaacatcGAA gAATACTTATTCGTTTCCACCTTATCAATGCTCTCGTATTTGTTCTACTTCTATTGCATGCATTCGGAAGAAAGATAATAAACTTTAAGGAGCAGCCACGACTATTTTAT GTATACAATGATGGAGTGATCCGTGTTCTCTACTCTTCATCCGTGCTGCATATGTTCCTCTGTTGGAATCtcgctatttttatttttaacatgTTTGTTAATGGGACCTATTTCGAACTACGTCATTTCAATTATGTATTGTCCAAG atCGACGATAAAGATGGAGAGACGCTTCAGGAACAACTTCTAAAAGCTATTGCTGCTCATGGTAAAATCACGAAAACAATTCGAGGTTTGGATAGATTATACAGG ATTTATGCCTTCTCGATGATCGCTACAATGATCCCTTCTATTTTGATGACCATTATAATGCTGAGCAATCGAATTTTATCCTCTGAAAACGTCCTCATTATGG GTTTACCACCCCTCCTAATTATCACGTATGGATTTCTCGGTTTGACGATATCTCCAGCCAGGCTTTATGATGAG gcCTACAAATCAAAAACGTGCCTCTGTTTAAATTCCGCAATTTGGCATCCGTACAGGCCTGAG atttatcAAATTGCACTGGCACTTTGCAATCATCTTGAGCAGCCGAATATGGGCGTTACCATATGGGGTTTCGCTGTAATGACAAAACCACTTATACTTGCA ACCTTCTCTGTGATGGCAATGATATTCTCGCTCATGATGGAATTGTTCACACTCAGGGAACCATCGCAAAGTCGTGTAAATTCCACTGGATCATATTGA